The DNA region GCGGGTGCCTCGTACGTCCCTCCTCGTAGTTAGTCAGCGCGTCAGCTGAGCCGATAGCTCACCGATGCGCTTCCCTCGTCTGCCTTCCGGCGGCGGGGGTTTTTTGTTGGCCGGCCACGTGGCTGGAGGAGGCCGACGATGCACAGGCGTAACATTCAGAAGGTTTGGAACACGACAGGAGTAGGCAGATGGCCGACGCGGGCACGGCCGGTGAATTCACCGGCGCCCAGTCCCTGGTGAAGTCCCTCGAACACGCCGGGGCAGACACAGTATTCGGGATCCCGGGCGGAGCGATCCTCCCCGCTTACGATCCCCTCTACGACTCCCAGTCTGTACGCCACATCCTGGTTCGGCACGAACAGGGTGCGGGCCATGCCGCCCAGGGCTACGCGATGGTGACCGGCAAGGTCGGCGTCTGCATGGCCACCTCCGGACCGGGCGCCACGAATCTGGTCACCCCGATCGCCGACGCCCATATGGACTCGGTGCCGATCGTGGCCATCACCGGTCAGGTCGCCTCTCCGGCCATCGGCACCGATGCGTTCCAGGAAGCCGACATCCGCGGCATCACGATGCCGATCACCAAGCACAACTTCTTGGTGACCAAGGCGGCCGACATCCCGCATGCGATCGCCTCCGCGTTCCACATCGCCAGCACCGGCCGGCCGGGACCGGTCCTGGTCGACGTCACCAAGGATGCGTTGCAGGGCACCTCGACCTTCACCTGGCCCGGTCAGCTGGATCTGCCGGGCTACCGGCCGGTGACCAGGCCGCATGGCAAGCAGGTGCGGGAGGCTGCCCGACTGATCGTCGCAGCCAAGCGCCCGGTGCTGTACGTGGGCGGCGGCGTGGTCAAGTCCCGCGCCTCCAAGCAGTTGCTGGAGCTGGCCGAGCTGACCGGCATCCCCGTGGTCACCACCTTGATGGCGCTGGGCAGCTTCCCGGCCACTCATCCGCAGAACATGGGCATGCCCGGCATGCACGGTGACGTGTCGGCTGTCGGTGCGCTGCAGCGCAGCGATCTGTTGATCACCCTCGGCGCTCGCTTCGACGACCGGGTCACCGGCCAGCTGTCCAGCTTCGCGCCCGAGGCCAAGGTGATCCACGCCGATATCGACCCGGCGGAGATCTCCAAGAACCGCTATGCCGATGTGCCGATCGTCGGTGACGCCCGGGAGATCATCGAAGAGCTGACCAGTCTGCTGCGTGGCAGCGACAAGCTGCCCGACGTGGCG from Microlunatus phosphovorus NM-1 includes:
- a CDS encoding acetolactate synthase large subunit — translated: MADAGTAGEFTGAQSLVKSLEHAGADTVFGIPGGAILPAYDPLYDSQSVRHILVRHEQGAGHAAQGYAMVTGKVGVCMATSGPGATNLVTPIADAHMDSVPIVAITGQVASPAIGTDAFQEADIRGITMPITKHNFLVTKAADIPHAIASAFHIASTGRPGPVLVDVTKDALQGTSTFTWPGQLDLPGYRPVTRPHGKQVREAARLIVAAKRPVLYVGGGVVKSRASKQLLELAELTGIPVVTTLMALGSFPATHPQNMGMPGMHGDVSAVGALQRSDLLITLGARFDDRVTGQLSSFAPEAKVIHADIDPAEISKNRYADVPIVGDAREIIEELTSLLRGSDKLPDVADWARYLTEVKRRYPTGYDLPADGSLSPQHVIKRIGELTGPDAYYAAGVGQHQMWAAHFLPHELPGRWLNSGGAGTMGYCVPAAMGAKVGQPDKVVWGIDGDGCFQMTNQELVTCALEGIPVKIAVINNQSLGMVRQWQTLFYEGRYSNTDLKTNRVPDFPKLAEAMGCVGLRAEEPDEVDSVIEKALSINDVPVVVEFVVHKDAMVWPMIAGGASNDDIKVARDMAPRWDGEDL